One region of Juglans regia cultivar Chandler chromosome 4, Walnut 2.0, whole genome shotgun sequence genomic DNA includes:
- the LOC108995112 gene encoding protein SLE1 → MAFEQKREELDAKARQGETVVPGGTGGKSLEAQENLAEGRSRGGQTRKEQLGLDGYQELGSKGGQTRKEQIGHEGYQEMGRKGGLSTTDKSGGERAAEEGIEIDESKFRTRDR, encoded by the exons ATGGCATTCGAACAGAAAAGAGAAGAACTTGACGCAAAGGCAAGGCAGGGAGAGACCGTGGTTCCAGGAGGAACTGGGGGAAAGAGCCTTGAAGCCCAGGAGAACCTTGCTGAAG GACGGAGCCGAGGAGGGCAGACGAGGAAGGAGCAGTTGGGACTAGATGGGTACCAGGAGCTGGGAAGCAAAGGAGGACAGACGAGGAAGGAGCAGATAGGACACGAGGGGTATCAGGAGATGGGCCGCAAAGGCGGACTCAGCACCACTGACAAGTCTGGAGGAGAGCGTGCTGCTGAGGAAGGCATCGAGATTGATGAATCCAAATTCAGGACTAGGGACCGCTAA